The sequence tcttttaaaggtgcaaatattggcagataatataCACCAGAGCCTAATTCACAATAGTCTCTTaagctctgttagacaacaaagcatcctctttgcaagtgtTTTCGCATTGCAATGGCGGCAATTGCCGTTGGTGCGTTCGAGCCCTGTTATACTAAATACAAAAAGAAAgcaccagggcttctagattatggtagccccactcccatggctagtaatattcaatattgggctagtaaataactactattgccttgcccaatggctagtgaattttgttttgccaaatgttgcagttaaatctattttgtaaatatgaatatactgcatccaccccaaccccccaatgttagtatttCAAAACTCTATCTTGCTCTTTAGGTGacacatctgattattactattatttagtaaaattgtattaatttaaagtaaagtatggctagtgaatttttaattgtggctagtaaaacattttaatcactgatcccatggctagtggattttgtaaaatttctagaagccctgattactaaatagaaaaagaaaacactaAACACAACCACAAAACAAAAGATAAGACAGTGTTCATCTCTGTAACAGAATATGCTCTCTTAAACTCAGCGGAAGTGGCAGTTTCGGTATGACGTTTGGCAGGTACCGATGCCCTAGACAGGTCCGTATTTTACAACGGCAGATATCCTTCAGCTTCCTCGGATTTCGACACAGCGGCATCAGCAGTTCATTCATCTTGTTATCCTGCCCGATGCCGCGAACCAGCTCGCCATCGTTGTCCCTCAACTCAAACTGTCCCGCAGCTCGTATCAACAACTCGAGACACGCATCGTCGGCCGCCATTCCCAACCCCATCGCCTGAATGGTCGCGGCCCGAATTAAAGGCGTGTCGCCGCGTAAATTCTTCCAGTGCACGCTGGCGTTGTATTCGAGCAGAATTTTGATGACCTCTAGATGACCGCGTTTTGCCGCCCAGCCGAGGGGCGTGTCGAGGTTGTAGTCCTGAATATCGACCTCCGCACCGTGCTGGAGCAGCAGTTTGACGCACGCGACGTTGTCCTTGTACGCAGCCCAGTGTAACGGCGAGTCGCGGTTTCCGTCGCCGCAGTTAATGTCGGCGCCATATTGAAGGAGGATTTCGACACAGAACACGTCCCTCTCAGCAGCATAGTGCAGAGCCATGCGGCCATAGCCGTCCACCTGGTTTACCTGAAATTTAATACAGAAAGAAATATAACTCTAATAAATGATTAACTGTTAGAGGTGTAATGATGTCATAggcatacaggctcccatttttgtaagggggcaACCTGATTTCTGGCCAAATTTATCTAAAATGTCCGATTCTGAATAACATTTAGTCATATTAGCATAagtacatggattataactaattttgagggtagaatgatggaaatacatggtaaaaatgtCCCAGGTTAGCACAGTTTGCTTGAATATCTTTATACTTTTTGCTCAAATTTGAAGTTTAGACCACTAACCCCCCCCGCccgtctcgtatgcttatgaATGATGTCGATGGGTCACAGTATGATAGGTATCCTGGTGGGTTGTGATACAAAacatatcacgatacataagAACATTGACTTTAGATAAACTTACCCACTGTTTAATGTTaagaatgaaatatatataatttgagaggaagtaataaaaacaaaccagaCCATAAATGTCCCTACtataggtggttatgggtttgaaatgtttcaaATTGGACACCGCATCTCATGCATTTTGACTAATTTTAAATAAGAGTTCTCTAAATCATCTAAAATGTATCTAAGACAATGATCcgttaatttccaagattttaggttACATGCAGTTTTACCCTcggtaccctctggcagaaaccctgcacatACATGGAGAATAACCAGTTAATCACataggatattggctttattcTGTCACGGTAAGAATGGGACATTTTTCATTCaacctgaacaggataaagccagtatcctacatcattatcttcatcctgcagaccataaaaagtaAGGataaaagctattatttctgttatttcagctacatttaAGAActgaatgttatatttttaacgctcatgcgatgataaacaccaaaactgTTTTACACACTTATGTATGAATGGCTTCACGCTAATGTGCTatgccattcatacagtgtgtaaaatgATTTGGGTGTTTATCAttgcatgaacgtcaaaaatataacgttcaattcttataattctaaatgcattaatattgccattatacaaaactatattaaaaaatccAATCGC comes from Gigantopelta aegis isolate Gae_Host chromosome 13, Gae_host_genome, whole genome shotgun sequence and encodes:
- the LOC121387662 gene encoding ankyrin repeat and SOCS box protein 8-like; amino-acid sequence: MWYLMENVQETYQLSERLIRAISNWHTFSGPDNIEELIESGADVNQQHGTLLPLHCACMVSDNYALRLLLEKGARVNQVDGYGRMALHYAAERDVFCVEILLQYGADINCGDGNRDSPLHWAAYKDNVACVKLLLQHGAEVDIQDYNLDTPLGWAAKRGHLEVIKILLEYNASVHWKNLRGDTPLIRAATIQAMGLGMAADDACLELLIRAAGQFELRDNDGELVRGIGQDNKMNELLMPLCRNPRKLKDICRCKIRTCLGHRYLPNVIPKLPLPLSLREHILLQR